The Streptococcus sp. S5 genome contains a region encoding:
- a CDS encoding MFS transporter, with protein MKLLVRNKIFALLSLSRFLNTLGAAIYNLVFVVFAASMPQPSLAVGIANLIVFIPSLFTIFVGMKADRTKKKANWLIRIGYLQASLFILIALMTKIPGYLAFSIVCFLNIVSDCLSDYRGGLQLPIMKKNIPDEDLMEAYSFNQLLSMVCSISGQALGVWLLAISHQNFAMVASINAVTFLLSSTCLLMRKKQLTHAPVIEPKSKKSLVHDCQEMYQNAKSIFADEEVHHFGKLLFSLVLINALGGSISGIYNLQLLHSPFFQLSFSQSLLILEAVTILSMVWASLTPHDYFSKQSLHHILLWIAGGLTMLGLTNILVHWDILSLLLITFLGYLVAKINPKVSSLLMSKLPAEKLASTSSFLGLMVSFAMPLGTALFSSLAIWSLPLAWGTFAMLGFTTLLLTTK; from the coding sequence ATGAAACTCTTAGTCCGTAATAAGATTTTTGCCTTACTTAGTCTTTCTCGCTTTTTGAATACCCTTGGTGCTGCCATCTACAATCTGGTCTTTGTGGTCTTTGCTGCCAGCATGCCACAACCGAGTCTGGCGGTTGGCATTGCCAATCTCATTGTATTTATTCCTAGCCTCTTTACCATTTTTGTCGGAATGAAGGCTGATCGCACGAAGAAAAAAGCTAACTGGTTGATCCGCATTGGCTATCTTCAAGCCAGCCTCTTCATCCTTATTGCTCTCATGACCAAGATTCCGGGTTACCTTGCCTTTTCGATTGTTTGCTTCTTAAACATTGTTTCAGATTGTTTGAGTGATTATCGCGGAGGTTTGCAACTCCCTATCATGAAAAAGAACATCCCCGACGAGGATTTGATGGAGGCCTATTCCTTCAACCAACTGCTTAGCATGGTCTGTTCGATTTCTGGACAAGCTCTAGGAGTTTGGCTGCTAGCTATCAGCCATCAAAATTTTGCTATGGTCGCTTCGATCAATGCCGTGACTTTTCTCCTGTCTTCCACTTGTCTCCTGATGAGAAAAAAGCAGCTGACACATGCTCCCGTCATTGAGCCCAAAAGTAAGAAATCTTTGGTACACGATTGCCAAGAGATGTACCAGAACGCAAAAAGTATTTTTGCAGATGAGGAGGTTCACCACTTTGGCAAGTTGCTCTTCTCATTGGTTCTCATCAATGCCCTAGGGGGATCCATCTCTGGTATCTACAATTTGCAACTGCTTCACTCCCCCTTCTTTCAGTTGAGTTTTAGCCAATCCCTCTTGATCTTAGAGGCTGTGACTATTTTAAGCATGGTCTGGGCTAGCTTGACACCCCATGACTATTTTTCCAAACAATCGCTCCATCATATCCTCCTGTGGATCGCAGGTGGGCTGACCATGCTTGGGCTCACAAATATCCTGGTACACTGGGACATTCTTTCTCTTCTACTCATCACTTTCCTTGGTTATCTTGTAGCAAAAATCAACCCAAAAGTTTCCAGTCTTTTAATGAGCAAATTGCCTGCTGAAAAATTAGCTTCTACCTCTAGCTTTTTGGGACTGATGGTCAGCTTTGCCATGCCACTTGGGACAGCTCTCTTTTCTAGTCTAGCTATCTGGAGCCTTCCCCTAGCTTGGGGGACCTTTGCCATGCTTGGTTTCACTACCCTCCTCTTAACAACCAAATAA
- a CDS encoding helix-turn-helix domain-containing protein gives MKEIGAVFRQIRESRHISLEEATGGEFSRSMLSRFERGENDLTTQRFFQALQQIKTSLSEFSHLAGIDQHSFIPKLLKEHYENMSLEHDQALYQSYQLAYQKHQKKEDFLASIILKAQMLGNYPEVELAASQEELDFLYDYLFSVMVWGNFELSLFSLTSPLFSSQLYRQYTEELVQREDFKLLLDSSRPAINSIFLNGFFLAISSNEFEDASFFDHLINDHFYSENEAYLRTVYLYAKGEFLYRKGGKEIGLEKMEQAIQVLSILDCKDSANYYKQGLQELINKS, from the coding sequence ATGAAAGAAATCGGAGCTGTTTTTCGGCAAATACGTGAAAGTCGTCACATCTCTTTAGAGGAAGCTACGGGTGGCGAATTTTCGCGCTCCATGTTATCTCGATTTGAAAGAGGGGAAAATGACCTGACGACCCAACGGTTTTTTCAGGCTTTGCAACAGATCAAAACGAGCCTCAGTGAGTTTTCCCATCTAGCTGGAATCGATCAGCACTCCTTTATTCCCAAATTGTTGAAAGAGCACTATGAAAACATGAGCTTGGAACACGATCAAGCCTTGTACCAAAGCTACCAGCTAGCCTACCAGAAACATCAGAAAAAAGAAGACTTCTTAGCCAGCATTATTCTCAAGGCCCAAATGCTTGGCAACTATCCTGAGGTAGAGTTGGCTGCTAGCCAAGAGGAACTAGATTTCCTCTATGACTACCTTTTCTCTGTCATGGTCTGGGGAAATTTTGAGTTAAGCCTATTTTCACTGACCTCTCCTCTTTTCTCTAGTCAGCTCTATCGACAATACACAGAGGAGTTGGTCCAACGGGAGGATTTCAAGCTTCTCCTAGATTCCTCTCGTCCTGCCATCAATTCTATTTTCCTTAATGGCTTTTTTCTCGCCATTAGTTCAAATGAATTTGAAGATGCATCTTTTTTTGACCACCTAATTAACGACCACTTTTACTCTGAGAACGAAGCCTACCTTCGGACGGTTTATCTCTACGCCAAAGGAGAATTTCTCTATCGAAAGGGAGGAAAAGAAATCGGTCTTGAAAAGATGGAACAGGCCATCCAGGTTCTCTCTATTCTGGATTGTAAGGACAGCGCCAACTACTACAAACAGGGCCTGCAAGAACTGATCAATAAATCCTAA
- a CDS encoding YceD family protein — MNLFTQEIRKNPEGLAFDQELDLLKELQKRNPEILDLKNVTATGRVAYDTGLYVLDYQLSYTIVLASSRSMEPVELQESYPVTEVFAEDVQSDADIEALEEDLILPIEGGKIDLSESVADNILLNIPLKVLTPEEEAGQGFIEGNDWKILSEEEYQAAQAIKKEENSPFAGLNGLFDEE; from the coding sequence ATGAACCTATTTACACAAGAAATCCGTAAAAATCCTGAAGGACTAGCCTTTGATCAAGAGTTGGATTTGCTCAAAGAATTGCAAAAGCGTAATCCAGAAATTCTTGATTTAAAGAATGTGACAGCGACAGGACGAGTAGCCTATGATACAGGCCTCTATGTCTTGGATTACCAGTTGAGCTATACCATCGTTTTGGCATCTAGCCGAAGCATGGAGCCTGTTGAGCTTCAAGAGAGCTATCCTGTAACAGAGGTGTTTGCGGAGGATGTACAGTCTGACGCAGATATCGAGGCCCTAGAGGAAGACTTGATCCTTCCAATCGAAGGTGGGAAGATTGACCTGAGTGAGAGTGTAGCGGATAATATTCTGCTCAATATTCCTCTCAAGGTTCTCACTCCAGAAGAAGAGGCTGGACAAGGTTTTATCGAAGGCAATGATTGGAAAATCCTATCCGAAGAAGAATACCAAGCCGCTCAAGCGATTAAGAAAGAAGAAAACAGTCCTTTCGCCGGTCTAAATGGCTTGTTTGACGAAGAATAA